In Prinia subflava isolate CZ2003 ecotype Zambia unplaced genomic scaffold, Cam_Psub_1.2 scaffold_60_NEW, whole genome shotgun sequence, the following are encoded in one genomic region:
- the LOC134565595 gene encoding tetra-peptide repeat homeobox protein 1-like produces MTGEEKGLIAQKSMKFRSLEPLEIANYPPAPTPLLPSALAAVWPLPGEKPLVFSELIKKRSSKSVREVFGGCGEGEGALRGERLRGAGASPSSSDQSRSWRLQRGKFGISELRRSPEGPKKKTQQKNPLGRFCGTSALPGPGHGPGEQDRGALPTLGLGSAPCSGSGVPSRFWVPFWVWGPLPVLGLGTPPSSGAGVPSQPRVSFWVWGPLPVLGLGSPPCSGSGVPSPFWVWGPLPFLGPVLCLGSPSSSESGVSSLFCVWGPLPVLALGCPPSPGSQFWVWGPLPVLGPILGLGSPPSPGSCPVLGSLQGSSLSPEFWGPLPVRGSPPALGSPWRCGALTPDLSPCSASGFYTGG; encoded by the coding sequence ATGACAGGCGAGGAGAAAGGGCTGATTGCCCAGAAATCAATGAAATTCCGCTCGCTCGAGCCACTTGAAATAGCCAATTATCCTCCTGCCCCCACCCCGCTCCTCCCGAGCGCGCTGGCTGCCGTGTGGCCGCTGCCGGGGGAAAAACCCCTCGTTTTTAGTGAGTTAATAAAGAAACGGAGCTCTAAAAGTGTGAGGGAGGTGTTTGGGGGatgtggggaaggggagggggcgCTGAGAGGGGAGAGGCTGCGCGGGGCAGGGGcttcccccagcagctctgaccaAAGCCGGTCCTGGCGGCTGCAGCGGGGAAAATTCGGGATTTCGGAGCTGAGGCGGAGCCCTGAGggtcccaaaaaaaaaacccaacaaaaaaatcctctggGGAGGTTCTGTGGCACCTCAGCCCTTCCCGGCCCTGGACACGGCCCGGGGGAGCAGGACCggggggctctgcccaccctggggctggggtcCGCTCCCTGTTCTGGGTCTGGGGTCCCCTCCCGGTTCTGGGTCCCGTTCTGGGTCTGGGGACCCCTCCCAGTTCTGGGTCTGGGgacccctcccagctctggggctggggtcccttcccagccccgGGTCTCATTCTGGGTCTGGGGTCCCCTCCCTGTTCTGGGTCTGGGGTCCCCTCCCTGTTCTGGGTCTGGGGTCCCCTCTCCGTTCTGGGTCTGGGGTCCCCTCCCGTTTCTGGGTCCCGTTCTGTGTCTGGGGTCCCCTTCCAGCTCTGAGTCTGGGGTCTCCTCCCTGTTCTGTGTCTGGGGACCCCTCCCAGTTCTGGCTCTGGggtgccctcccagccccgggTCCCAGTTCTGGGTCTGGGGTCCCCTCCCGGTTCTGGGTCCCATTCTGGGTTTGgggtcccctcccagccccgggTCCTGTCCTGTTCTGGGCTCTCTCCAAGGCTCCAGCCTTTCCCCGGAGTTTTGGGGTCCCCTCCCTGTTCGGGGGTCCCCCCCGGCTCTGGGGTCCCCATGGAGGTGTGGAGCTCTCACCCCGGACctgagcccctgctctgcctctgggTTCTACACCGGCGGCTGA